The DNA segment TAATCCTGACATTGTTTTATTAGATATTAATATGCCGCATGCTAATGGTTATGAAGTTTGTAAAGAAATAAGGGAAAGTATTTATGGTAAAGATGTTCCTATTTTAATGGTAACAGGCGCGGATGATACCGATTCTATTGAGCAGGCGTTTGAAAGTGGTGGCACGGACTTTTTATCTAAACCGATCAACTGGACATTAGTGGCGTATCGCATCAAATATATACTGCGCAATAGTATGATATATCAAGAACATAAAAATAATGAAGATAGGCTAAGTTATCTTGCTTATTATGATTCATTAACTGGTTTACCTAACAAGCAAAATTTTTTAAAACAATTAGAAGACTATCTTGAAACATCAAAATATAGCGACATGAATGTGGCTGTTGTAAAGATTGATTTGGATAAGTTTAAAAAAGTTAATGAGGCCTTAGGTAAAAAATATGGAGATAAGTTATTACAAATAGTCGCAGATAAGCTAGAGAAATTTATTACTGCGCGAGAATTGATTTCCAAAGATTCTGAACTGCAGCCAATTTCTCATCTTAATAGTAAAGAATTTGCATTATTTTTTGCTGTAAATTCATTGAGTGAATTAAAAGAGACTATAAATTATCTTCTTGAACAGATAGCTTTGCCTGTGAAAATGGCCGGTGTAGAATTTAGTATATCGGCATCTTCAGGAGTCGCTCTATTTCCAAAAGATGGTGATTCTGCGGAAAAGTTATTATCTAAAGCTGAGGCCGCAACCTTTGACGCTAAATCTCAAGGAGGAAATTGTTTTTCATTTTGTTCAGAATCAATGATAAACGAAGCTCTTAATAAGATGTTATATGCCGAAAAAATTAACCATACTTTAAAAAATCATGGATTTAAGCTTAATTATAGCGCTC comes from the Thalassotalea nanhaiensis genome and includes:
- a CDS encoding two-component system response regulator, with the protein product MSGLNDYNFDNAKVLVCDDDPTHLLIMREVLESQGFEFHQAEDGKQSINQYFAINPDIVLLDINMPHANGYEVCKEIRESIYGKDVPILMVTGADDTDSIEQAFESGGTDFLSKPINWTLVAYRIKYILRNSMIYQEHKNNEDRLSYLAYYDSLTGLPNKQNFLKQLEDYLETSKYSDMNVAVVKIDLDKFKKVNEALGKKYGDKLLQIVADKLEKFITARELISKDSELQPISHLNSKEFALFFAVNSLSELKETINYLLEQIALPVKMAGVEFSISASSGVALFPKDGDSAEKLLSKAEAATFDAKSQGGNCFSFCSESMINEALNKMLYAEKINHTLKNHGFKLNYSAQINVLDNSVRALEVSIYDSKDESFENKIEYIDTLSENNSTAKELDMWIIYKVFEQLGVWKKDNVEIYPVAIKISTYSLLKANFIENVMTLLMANELNANLIEFEITDHLLVKAANESNTILASLQLLGFSIAIENFTESQSSLAYLPGSGVKVCKIPTELVKELAQNKDRLKVIKSIIVMAKELDLTVIATDVSGREQVNQLTALGCEIMQGEAIDTLHARAKNNKV